In Lolium rigidum isolate FL_2022 chromosome 3, APGP_CSIRO_Lrig_0.1, whole genome shotgun sequence, the genomic window CACCAGGCGCGGGCGCACAAATTCGTCTTCCTCCGATCTCCGACAAATTATTCCTCCGTCTCTCCGAGGCAGAGGCCCGCCCAAAAGGTGCGCCTCCGCCACGCGCAATCTCTCTCTCATAATTTCTCTCCGTCGGGACCTCGCCGTGCGTTCCGCCAGATCCCCGCAATCGAAACCGTCGCGGGAGAAAAAGGTGGTGGGCGGTGATCTCGCCACCAAGATCGGCCGATGCAGCCGCCCAAATGGAAGGTGGCCGTGGAGGGCGCCacagggatcggcggcggcggtggcgaccagcGCCGGCGGTGCGTGGCGGCCTCGCTGTCCATGCTGATCGCGGCCACCCTGGCGTTCCTCGCCTACGTCGCCTTCTTCCcggacgacggcgccggcgggGTCTACCGCTGGTGGAGCTGCCAGGACTGCCGCGGCGCCGCGCTGGGCGAGTTCCCGCCCGACGACGCCGCGCCGGCCGACGggcccaccgccgccgtccgccgccaccACACGCCGACGACGCTCTCGCACATCGTGTTTGGCATCGGCGCCTCGGCGCGGACGTGGGACCAGCGCCGCGGCTACGCGGAGCTCTGGTGGCGGCCTCAAACCATGCGCGGCCACGTCTGGCTCGACGAGCAGCCCGTGACCCCCTGGCCGTCCGCAACCTGCCCGCCCTACCGCGTCTCCCCCGACgcgtcccggttcgggaaccgcgcctccgcctcccgcatgGCCAGgatcgtggccgactccttcctcgCCATCCACTCCGACCTGGCAAACGACACCGCCGCCACCCCTGAGGCGCGGTGGTTCGTGATGGGCGACGACGACACGGTCTTCTTCCCGGAGAACCTGGTGGCCACGCTCCGCAAGTACGACCACGACGAGATGTACTACGTCGGGGCGCCCTCCGAGAGCGTCGAGCAGAACGTCATGCACTCCTACGGCATGGCCTTCGGCGGCGGTGGCTTCGCGGTCAGCTACCCGGCCGCCGCCGAGCTCGCCGGGGCCATGGACGGGTGCCTCGACCGATACTCTCAGTTCTACGGCAGCGACCAGCGCGTGCAGGCATGCCTCAGCGAGCTCGGCGTACCGCTCACCCGCGAGCCAGGGTTCCACCAGGTTAGAACTTCGTATTCTTCCCATGTTCAACTTAAAGTTCCTTCTTTTTTTACTGGAAACATGGTAATCAAAAACCCATCTTTCTTTTCGAACCATTCTTGTTAAACAACGTCCAGTCCCCAAAACCTGTTCTTTTTCAGATACAAAATCTGTTATTTTGTGTGCATAAAGCAGCAATCCTCCAATGTTTCTGAAAACAGCTTGCGAACAAAGAACACTGCTTGTGCTGCGGATGCAAATTTAGCTGGGCTAGTTCGGCTCGTAGGGGCCAGGCAGCCAACGATCCTCTCCACTAGGTTTCTCTGCATCGGCCTGAATCACAACTTTCTTGACCAAACTTTTCACCGTCGTTTCGGCTAGGCTAGAGAGTGTACAGCCAAAACAGAACGCAGCAACCAAGGAAGATACTCTAGCCTTTTCTACAGATCACCACTTGCCGAAAAAACGAACAACAACTAGCCATGGAACCTTTCCTAGAGATCGCTGGATGGAAGCCGGCCGACTGACTGACGACTGTGCGGTACAAGTCGCAGGCAGGGGCAAGGGACAATGCGAAGGTACAGCGACAGCGTGGAAAGCACGGACCCAGGGCTGGTCCTTGGAGGAGCAGCGCCTGTCGCTCACCATGTGGCGCGGGTATCTAGCAGGACAAGTGTCTTCAGGACAGAGGACGACTTGACCTAGCGAACCACCACCTCACCCAAGTCGACAGCCACATAGGGGTAGCTTTTTTCTTTGCCGGGCACCACACTACACCACCACTTTGCATCCTCCTTTGCATCTATCAGCTTATCTTTTAACAAACACCTCGCATGTCTTTCCCGTGAAGCTATTTCAAAATCTAACCTAAACCTTGAATTtagccccaatga contains:
- the LOC124697906 gene encoding uncharacterized protein LOC124697906, with translation MQPPKWKVAVEGATGIGGGGGDQRRRCVAASLSMLIAATLAFLAYVAFFPDDGAGGVYRWWSCQDCRGAALGEFPPDDAAPADGPTAAVRRHHTPTTLSHIVFGIGASARTWDQRRGYAELWWRPQTMRGHVWLDEQPVTPWPSATCPPYRVSPDASRFGNRASASRMARIVADSFLAIHSDLANDTAATPEARWFVMGDDDTVFFPENLVATLRKYDHDEMYYVGAPSESVEQNVMHSYGMAFGGGGFAVSYPAAAELAGAMDGCLDRYSQFYGSDQRVQACLSELGVPLTREPGFHQVDIRGDAYGMLAAHPVAPLVSLHHLDHIEPISPAGRTPLDAVRPLVRASGFDSARLLQQAFGYQRGPGYVWSVSVAWGYTVQLYPWAVAPHELEVPLQTFKTWRSWANGPFVFNTRPLMGTESPCWRPAMFFLSRVRNGTAGGTVSEYVRRRAGKAEKECDKASFRAASTVHTVKVFAPKMSQNEWRRAPRRHCCKTKRTSWGSVLEVRIRYCSRGELTTP